TGACAAGTTGCTCCCTTGTCCGTATAGCCACCTTCTTTACCAGGTTTTTCTACTCCTGAGTCTGTGGTTAGGCGATTAGCCCACTTTGCCTTATTAGCAAAATGTGATGATTTTAAGGCACCTATGTGATCCGATCTAAGTCCTCCAGAAACATCCTTTAGCTCATCAGTTGATAGTTCTTGATTTAGTTCTTCTTCTGACATGTAATTCCTCTCTAAACTTTCTGCTTTCTAGCAGTGGTTATTGTTTCTGTCTGAGGATGGTAAAAGCTTGAAATCTCACTTGTGACTAAACTCACAGATTCAACAGAAGTAAATCAATACCTTAGTAATTGATTGGAGAGATAGTAAGTACATCGAAGGGATTCAACTTTCACAACTATCTAAGACAATGAACAACACTGAACTCACTCTTGATCAACTATCTGAAGTTTCAGGTGGGGGTGTTTTTGCCAAACTTGATGGTTTTAAACAAGTCATTCACCCTCAATTTAAGAAACTAAATATATGGACAAGTGGAGGTACAACAAGTGTTTGGACTACAGGTCCAGTAACTGGTTTTCAAAAAGATGTCGTAAAAAACTTTATACTTGAAGTACCAATGTGCTGATATTTAGACGTCAAGAAGGAGAGGAATAAAGCTATCTGTGGTAGACGATACCAAAAGATAATATTAAAGGGGTCTGAAAAGGCTCCTTTAATATTATCTTTATAGATCTGCTAACAAAAAAGAGATTTAAGGTTGTTGTTCTTGACCAACTAAATTATTTGCTTTGCCTCCTCCTTTACGAAACCGATTTCTTAAAGATTTAAATTTCCCTCTAAAAGTTGCTCCATCAACAGTCCACCAACCCTTATTTGCTTTTGGCTTAAATTGACTACCACCAAAATCAACAACACCGCCAGAAACATCTTTTAGATCATCTGCTGATAGCTCTTGATTCATTTCTTCTTCTGACATGTGATTTTTCTCTATGGTCTTTACTTTCTAGCAGTGGTTATTGTTTCTGTCTGAGGATGGTAAAACCTTGAAATATCACTTGTGACTAACCTCACAGATTCAACAGAAGTAAATCAATACCTTAGTAATTGATTGGAGAGATAGTAAGTACATCGAAGGGAAACGACCCTCACAACTATCTAAGACAATGAACAACACTGAAGTCACTCTTGATCAATTAGCTGAAATCGCTGGTGGACCTCATTACACTACTTGGAACGGATACGTTAATTTCAAAAAAACAAATCCTCAATGGCAAGAGATTTGTGACGCTGGTGGCTCAGTCAAATCATTCACAACTGGTGCGGGAGGTGATAGCTTTAAGCAACAACAATACGCACTTAGAAGTGAAAATCGTTTTTGATTACATTGATAATTAATTGATTAATCAATCAAATCATCTAAAGGCACTCATTCATTGGGTGCTTTTTCCTTGCTCACTTCATGTGACCAAACTCACAGATTAAGCAGAAGTAGATCAACACCTCAATCATTAATTGGAGAGATAGTAAGTACATCGAAGGGATTCAACTTTCACAACTATCTAAGACAATGAACAACACTGAACTCACTCTTGATCAACTATCTGAAGTTGCTGGTGGACGTTGGGCGGATATACGCGATCACAACTACGGCAAGTTCATGCAAACCAGAAGATTTAATAGAAAACCCAATATTTGGACAAGTGGAGGTACTACAAGTGTTTGGACTACAGGTCCAGTAACTAGTTTTCAAAAAGATGTCGTAAAAAACTTTATGCTTGAAGTACCAATGTGCTGATATTTAGACGCTCAAGAAGGAGAGGAATAAAGCTATTTGTTGTAGAAGATACCCAAAAGATATTATTTAAAGGGGTCTGAAAAGGCTCCTTTTTGCTTCCACTAATGCTGTTTATCTGGCGTTGGATACTAAGAAAACCAGAATTAACAGATATAGAAGTTATTGCTGGAGTTGGAAAAAAATCGCTGATATTTATGGCGTAAGTCCTACTACTGTTAGGCGGTAGTCTATGGCCTAGAAAGTTTATGGATAGCCTTATCAGACTTTTTTAAAATTTTTAGAGCCTCTTTTCTTGATGTACAAGCATCCGCCTTGGCTTGAAGTTTTAAAAGTTTGGCGTGTTGTTTCTCTAAGTTCATCCAACATTGGATAAAAACGAAGAAAGCAAACTAACAGCTTTAGGTCCTAACCGAGGGAAGCTGACTCGTAAGGTTCTCTAATTCGTATATTTTGAGCTTTGCAATAGAAAACCCCCACGATGGAGGGTTAACTAAAAATTGTGTGAGGAAATTATCGAAGAGACAAGGTTGAACATTCCAGCCCTTCGATGCAATAAAAATAAAAAGGATTGATTTAAAACTGCTGTTCGGTTCAGGTAGGGCTTTCCAATCTTTTCTTTAGCTCATTGCCTTCTCAACATTTTCCTCTTTAAAGAACATCATTAATTTAAAAACTGTGGT
This is a stretch of genomic DNA from Prochlorococcus marinus str. MIT 0912. It encodes these proteins:
- a CDS encoding CCRG-2 family RiPP; this translates as MNNTELTLDQLSEVSGGGVFAKLDGFKQVIHPQFKKLNIWTSGGTTSVWTTGPVTGFQKDVVKNFILEVPMC
- a CDS encoding CCRG-2 family RiPP, producing the protein MNNTELTLDQLSEVAGGRWADIRDHNYGKFMQTRRFNRKPNIWTSGGTTSVWTTGPVTSFQKDVVKNFMLEVPMC